Proteins encoded by one window of Chloroflexaceae bacterium:
- a CDS encoding iron-containing alcohol dehydrogenase — protein sequence MQEFFEFGLRARVQYKAGLARELGPLVQELAAERAFIVADKGVVAAGLLEPVLAGIEGFAEVVGIYDNVPPNSSLATVNEATEAARTARADLLIALGGGSPIDTAKGMRILLTLGGEIPQYEGYNTIIQPLTPMIAVPTTAGTGSEVTVVAVIKDEDENRKISLASRYLMPDIAVLDPELTLTLPPRLTAATGMDALSHAIESFVSTENNPFSDSLALASIEIIANHLRDAVHQGNNLEARSQMLLASCMAGVACSNSWFGVVHAISHAIGGRYPVHHGTLNSIILPYGMEFNAPVAPERYVRIARAMGVNVGGRSDEEVIADGITAVKNLAADCGLPLRLRDVEIPESALPELAALSVVEAAMFWNPRDATEEDLLNLLQRMW from the coding sequence ATGCAGGAGTTTTTCGAGTTCGGCCTGAGGGCGCGAGTACAATACAAGGCGGGCCTGGCACGGGAACTGGGCCCCCTGGTACAGGAACTTGCCGCGGAACGCGCGTTTATCGTCGCCGACAAGGGGGTGGTGGCGGCTGGCTTGCTTGAACCGGTGCTGGCGGGCATCGAAGGCTTCGCCGAAGTGGTGGGCATCTACGATAATGTGCCCCCCAATTCGTCGCTGGCAACCGTTAATGAGGCCACCGAGGCGGCCCGCACCGCCCGCGCCGACTTGCTCATTGCCCTTGGCGGCGGCAGCCCGATTGATACGGCCAAGGGGATGCGCATCTTGCTCACCCTCGGCGGCGAGATCCCCCAGTATGAAGGCTACAATACGATCATCCAGCCGCTGACGCCTATGATCGCCGTCCCGACCACCGCTGGCACCGGCAGCGAGGTCACCGTGGTCGCCGTGATTAAAGACGAGGACGAGAACCGCAAGATCAGTCTCGCCAGTCGCTATCTGATGCCCGATATCGCGGTGCTCGACCCCGAGTTGACCCTCACCCTTCCCCCGCGTCTGACGGCTGCCACCGGGATGGATGCCCTCTCCCACGCCATCGAGTCCTTCGTCTCGACCGAAAACAATCCCTTCAGCGATAGCCTGGCCCTGGCTTCAATTGAGATTATTGCCAACCATCTTCGCGATGCCGTGCACCAGGGCAACAACCTTGAGGCCCGCAGCCAGATGCTGCTGGCCTCGTGCATGGCCGGCGTGGCGTGCTCGAATAGCTGGTTCGGCGTGGTGCACGCTATCTCCCACGCCATTGGCGGCCGCTACCCTGTGCACCACGGGACGCTCAATTCGATTATTCTGCCCTATGGCATGGAGTTTAATGCCCCTGTGGCGCCCGAGCGCTATGTGCGCATCGCCCGCGCGATGGGGGTGAATGTCGGCGGGCGCAGCGACGAAGAGGTCATTGCCGACGGGATCACCGCGGTTAAGAACCTGGCCGCCGACTGCGGCCTGCCCCTCCGCCTGCGCGATGTTGAGATCCCTGAGTCGGCCCTTCCTGAACTTGCCGCCCTCTCCGTCGTCGAAGCGGCGATGTTCTGGAACCCGCGCGATGCTACTGAGGAGGACCTGCTTAATCTCCTGCAACGGATGTGGTAG
- a CDS encoding XRE family transcriptional regulator: MPYNGTIPENAPLSVLLFYAAMENGQSLSNYAQSINVGAISLRQFISGTSQRPRQRTLELIGQALDMPVEEVRRRMQLTPTAAPNFGEWLQSKMQGRFSRAKLTRATKISDGALRNYLHNQTLPDADQARRLAEVLGVPAYEMASVIIANTVQQHGGALAPARSATEESAAAVSAPATPEFAAPQPGLNHTPLSSAPALPALPPTAVSSADELRLLDLWRQLHPQARRATLNYIAMLLAER; this comes from the coding sequence ATGCCATACAATGGCACTATTCCTGAAAATGCGCCCCTGTCGGTCTTGCTCTTTTACGCGGCTATGGAGAATGGGCAGTCGCTCAGCAATTACGCCCAATCAATCAATGTTGGCGCGATCTCGCTCCGCCAGTTTATCAGCGGCACGTCCCAGCGCCCCCGCCAGCGCACCCTTGAATTGATCGGCCAGGCCCTGGATATGCCGGTAGAGGAGGTGCGCCGGCGGATGCAACTCACGCCGACTGCCGCTCCTAACTTCGGCGAGTGGCTCCAGTCGAAAATGCAGGGCCGCTTCTCTCGCGCCAAACTGACCCGTGCGACCAAAATCAGTGATGGAGCGCTGCGCAACTACCTGCACAATCAGACCCTCCCCGATGCCGATCAGGCCCGGCGCCTGGCAGAGGTGCTTGGCGTGCCGGCTTACGAGATGGCCAGCGTGATCATTGCCAACACGGTGCAGCAACACGGCGGCGCCCTTGCCCCCGCCCGATCCGCTACCGAAGAGAGCGCCGCAGCAGTCTCCGCGCCGGCTACCCCCGAGTTTGCCGCCCCACAGCCGGGGCTAAATCATACGCCTCTCTCGAGCGCTCCCGCCCTGCCTGCCCTTCCTCCAACCGCGGTGAGCAGCGCCGACGAGCTTCGGCTGCTCGACCTGTGGCGCCAGTTGCATCCCCAGGCCCGGCGCGCCACCCTCAACTACATCGCTATGCTCCTGGCCGAACGCTAG